The Neurospora crassa OR74A linkage group V, whole genome shotgun sequence sequence ggctcttcttcttcttcggagTTGGAGCCGGCGGCACGCTCCTCACCGTCCACCTCGTCACCAGACTCTCAAACAAgccctccatcttctccgtcGTATCATCTGACGGCGAACTCTGGTGGTAGCCAAATTGCTGGAGAACAGTAGCAgggatagtagtagtagcattCCCACTAACAGCCTCCACGATGCCCAACCCTTCGCCATCGTCCGGAACGCAGTAGACGCGTGACGAGTAGGACTCGGTAAAGGGACCCCAGCCTACTGTTAGGTCGCCGCGGGCTGGCCATTTTGTTGtctttccatttccattttcTTGCGTTTCTGTCTCTGTTTCTGTCCCTGCCTCACCCTTTTCGGCGggtgatgttgctgctgtgaTAGTAGGTTGTTCCGCCCAAGCGGTAACTACGCTCCGACTGCAATGCGGCAGGAATTGGCTGTAGGAGGAAACGTCGGCGATCAAGTTGTAGAGGTGCGCAGACGGGTAGGGAAGGATGCGGCGTGCGCGGAGGACGGTTTCTGGCGCGTTGTtgttaccaccaccaccaccaccgggaGAACCGTTGTTGAGGGcagaggcggcggaggagacgGCGGAGAGGAGCCAGGAGGAGTAAGAGCGGGTGGCGGTAGTGGTTGTTACTGGTGTAGGTGGTGAGGATATCCTCCGCTGGTGTGTGTGGTGGGAGGATgtggtgttgctggttgtgattgtggtggtgagggaggagagagatCGGACGATGCTCGTTCGGGGTTTGAGGAAGCGCGTTACGCTTGGAGGAACAAGGAGAGTAGGCCTTGGTGGCATTGTGTCGAGGACAAGTCTCGTGGACTGAGTAAACGGTCGAGGAAGGTGGTTTGCGCCGCGATTATCGTAGTTGGGAGAGGATGTTTGCGGTtcagggtggtggaggttggcTGTTGATGTTTTCGGTGCCGGGTTCTCTTGTTATTTGAGTGATTAGGAAGAAGCGGAGGCTAGAAAGGTTCGTGGAGGTTATGGAAGGGTGGCGACTGGGCGTACCCGAATGCGCCGAAATAAACAAAGCTGGGAACTTTTTGAAGGCATTCCCGTCGCAATTCGGGGAACTTGTCCCGAGGTCGGGGttgggttgttgttattCGGACTGTGCATGTGTTGCCCCTAATTTTACACTGTGACAGTGCTGTATGAGATTGCAGC is a genomic window containing:
- a CDS encoding dehydrase, with the protein product MPPRPTLLVPPSVTRFLKPRTSIVRSLSSLTTTITTSNTTSSHHTHQRRISSPPTPVTTTTATRSYSSWLLSAVSSAASALNNGSPGGGGGGNNNAPETVLRARRILPYPSAHLYNLIADVSSYSQFLPHCSRSVVTAWAEQPTITAATSPAEKGEAGTETETETQENGNGKTTKWPARGDLTVGWGPFTESYSSRVYCVPDDGEGLGIVEAVSGNATTTIPATVLQQFGYHQSSPSDDTTEKMEGLFESLVTRWTVRSVPPAPTPKKKKSQGGGEGVTDNDKWTEVALSVRFKFASPALGFAVGQLAGQKVDEMVAAFEERARRTWKR